The genomic window CGACATCGAGCCGCCGATGGGGCCAATGAACAGCTGGACAATGGCGCTGGGCAGCATGTACAGGCCGACGGTGAAGGTATCCGAAAGGCCGTAATAGCCGCCGATGGCGGTCGGCGTCTCGAGGAAGTATGGCAGAGTCTGGTAGACCATGAACATGCACAGCCCAACGAACAGCGCAACGACGTTGCCGCCGAGCACCCCGCGGTTGGCCAGCAGCGACGGCCGTACGATGGGATCCTTAGTCCTGAGCTCGATGACCACAAACAACGAGATGGCGATGATGAAGGTGGCGAACAGTGCCAGGGTCCCGCCGTTGGTCCAGCCCCAGTCCTCACCCTGTGTCAGAGCCAGTAGGAGAGCCATTACTCCGACACCCAGGGTGAACGCGCCCGGGACGTCCAGTTTGCCGCCGCGGACAACGTGGGAATCGCGGATGAGATAGGCGGCGGCGACGGTGAGGACGAAGAAGAACGGCAGGACGACATGGAACGCATCGCTCCACTTGCCCACCGAGGTGATGTACCCGCCGACCACGAGGCCGATAGCCACGCCGACCGAGAACATCGCCGAGATCATGCCGATGGCGACAGGTATCTTGTCCTCGGGGAAGGTGTCCCTGACGATGCCGAAGGCCAGGGTGAACATGCCCATGCCCACACCCTGCAGGCCGCGGAAGAACAGCAGAACGAATATGTTGGACTCACCGAAGAGCGCATCGGAGATGTTAACGGAGAACCCGCTGCCTATCAGGGCGATGAGGTAGATGGACATGATGATGATGAGGATCTTCTTCTTACCATAGATGTCCCCGAGCTTTCCGGCCAGAGGGGTGGCGACCGCTCCGACGAGCATGTAGATGGATAGGACCCACGGCAGCCAAGCCGACTGCCCGGGAAAGTCCCGGGCCATCGTGGGCAGGGCGGGGACAATCATAATCTCGACAAACATCACAATCATTGCCATGCTGGCTAGCACTAGCAATATTGCGTTGTTGGTGTTTTTCTTAACCTTGGGTGCGCTCTCCATTATATCGACTCCCGATATTCAGTTCTCTATTTAGGACTTGCCTGCTGAGTCGCTAAACGTCATCCGCCTATTTATTTCGGCGACACCGCTTTGCTTTCCCCTTTTTATTTAGATAATTTCAACAAACGTCAACCGCCCCACCTCGGAGCTTGCAACTGCCATCGGGCATTCTCGCCCTCACTGGACGTCGCATTTTGCTGGTTGACAGGCAGCCTGCTTAGCTCAGATGTACCGAGCCGAGCGATGTTGCGGGCGGCGTTGATGTTGGCGTGAAACCGGAACCCGCATCTTGGGCAACCCTGTAGGTCGCCCGGTGATTGTTGATCTAATTGATGTTGCGATTCTGGAAGCCCCATCGGGCGGAGGCTTCGAACGCTCGGTGGTAAAGATCCATGGTGCGGAATGGGACATTCTCCTGCTCCCCCGTGGTCTCGAGCTTTAACCTCATGGTGCGGTGCATGCGTTAAGCGTCGCCCCCGGCATACTTATCCGAACGATTACTGGTAACATGCCGCCGGCGGAATGTACCATTATATCGTTCGGGCGACAATCGACCTTCGATGAAGCTCCTGATTATCGGCGGGACGGGCCTGCTGGGGCAATACCTGGT from Methanomassiliicoccus sp. includes these protein-coding regions:
- a CDS encoding MFS transporter; translation: MESAPKVKKNTNNAILLVLASMAMIVMFVEIMIVPALPTMARDFPGQSAWLPWVLSIYMLVGAVATPLAGKLGDIYGKKKILIIIMSIYLIALIGSGFSVNISDALFGESNIFVLLFFRGLQGVGMGMFTLAFGIVRDTFPEDKIPVAIGMISAMFSVGVAIGLVVGGYITSVGKWSDAFHVVLPFFFVLTVAAAYLIRDSHVVRGGKLDVPGAFTLGVGVMALLLALTQGEDWGWTNGGTLALFATFIIAISLFVVIELRTKDPIVRPSLLANRGVLGGNVVALFVGLCMFMVYQTLPYFLETPTAIGGYYGLSDTFTVGLYMLPSAIVQLFIGPIGGSMSKKRGASNILALGMAITTAGFVSLVFLNSNFWELTVSMIIFGSGTALCMVSMINVVIESCPQSEFGVASGMNTLFRIVGGAIGPVLAAVILSANMVPYHIGPVTIELYAVSGYVNAWWVGFGFALIGLVAAIVLRPRAKDRCDIKPEELPPANAE